The following coding sequences are from one Rathayibacter sp. SW19 window:
- a CDS encoding alkene reductase, producing the protein MTTTNETIDPTVPIGPAALAALWQPTRVGDLQLPHRLAMAPMTRDRSHANGAPSQLNVRYYAQRASMALIITEGTQPSEDGQGYLLTPGIYTDEHIDGWRNVTDAVHEAGGRIVIQLMHVGRVSHPQNTPHGRQPVAPSAVAPAGSMFTSTGMQPIPEPRELSSTEVRGIVEEFRHAARTAIAAGADGVEIHAANGYLLQQFLSSNANRRTDEYGGSIANRIRLSVEVAAAVAEEIGAGRTGIRVSPGSTLGDIVEDDVDELYSALIRALAPLDLAYLHIASNDDAVLRNVRGLWPGTLLLNRAGSDLSARVRDVEEGLADVVTVGSLVLANPDLVDRLTLGAPLNTPDRSTFYGGDERGYLDYPTLGLTPVEQAAGE; encoded by the coding sequence ATGACAACGACGAACGAAACGATTGATCCGACTGTGCCCATTGGCCCCGCAGCACTCGCAGCACTGTGGCAGCCGACGCGGGTCGGTGACCTCCAGCTGCCGCATCGGCTCGCGATGGCGCCGATGACCCGCGACCGCTCGCACGCCAACGGCGCTCCCAGCCAGTTGAACGTGCGCTACTACGCCCAGCGCGCGTCCATGGCGCTGATCATCACTGAGGGCACCCAGCCTTCCGAAGACGGCCAAGGTTACCTGCTCACCCCCGGTATCTACACCGACGAGCACATCGACGGATGGCGCAATGTCACCGACGCCGTGCACGAGGCCGGCGGCCGGATCGTGATTCAGCTGATGCACGTTGGTCGCGTCTCTCATCCCCAGAACACGCCACACGGCCGCCAGCCCGTCGCACCGTCTGCGGTTGCACCGGCGGGTTCGATGTTCACGAGCACCGGAATGCAGCCGATTCCGGAGCCAAGAGAGTTATCGAGTACAGAAGTGCGCGGCATTGTCGAGGAGTTCCGCCACGCCGCCAGAACGGCGATCGCCGCGGGCGCCGACGGCGTGGAGATCCACGCTGCGAACGGATACCTCCTGCAGCAGTTCTTGTCGAGCAACGCAAACCGTCGCACCGACGAATACGGCGGATCGATTGCCAACCGCATTCGGCTGAGCGTAGAAGTGGCTGCGGCCGTCGCCGAGGAGATCGGAGCCGGCCGCACCGGTATTCGCGTTTCGCCGGGAAGTACTCTTGGCGACATCGTCGAGGATGATGTGGACGAGCTGTACAGCGCGCTCATCCGGGCACTTGCACCGTTGGATCTCGCGTACCTGCATATCGCGTCCAACGACGACGCTGTTCTGCGCAATGTGCGCGGCCTCTGGCCGGGTACGCTGCTGCTCAATCGTGCTGGATCTGACCTCAGCGCCCGCGTGCGCGATGTCGAAGAGGGTCTCGCAGACGTGGTCACGGTCGGAAGCCTGGTGCTGGCCAACCCGGATCTCGTCGATCGGCTCACACTCGGTGCCCCCCTGAACACCCCGGATCGCAGCACGTTCTACGGTGGGGACGAGCGCGGCTACCTCGACTATCCGACGTTGGGGCTGACGCCAGTCGAGCAAGCGGCAGGTGAGTGA
- a CDS encoding MFS transporter, with protein sequence MTVMERVLSRRTVARYAIGSLGTGGFSTLPGLVLVYYLTDTLGVAALAAGILVTAAKIWDVIIDPLIGARSDRQLAHAGSRRGLMLLGGISLPLFFILTFAVPAGAPPLAGGLWVFVAFLLTATAFSLFQVPYIALPAELSDGYDQRTRLLTWRVVVLTFAILLFGAGGPALRSVGGDNPYLGYFIMAVAAGVVIGVGMVVSSFVAPKQLPIAGVVSRAKVSLRAHYAEGIRSLRQSQPFRALLLAFLLQGMATGLMLAGANYVATWVLHSEDAVTFLFIALIGPALLVTPLWGVISRRIGKERGFLFASILFGIAALSMVLLIWAPGPWVYLPVALCGAGYAGMQSLPMAMLPDVISHDAVSNGPGRAGIFGGMWTAGETTGMALGATVLSIVLAATGYLAHSGTATVAQSAEAVTGIVLSFSVVPGALIAVSLIPLLKYRLRKGDIDGR encoded by the coding sequence ATGACCGTAATGGAGCGGGTGCTTTCCCGAAGAACCGTAGCGCGCTACGCGATCGGATCGCTCGGAACGGGCGGGTTCTCCACCCTGCCCGGGCTGGTGTTGGTGTACTACCTCACGGACACCCTCGGCGTTGCCGCGCTGGCCGCTGGAATCCTCGTCACAGCGGCGAAGATCTGGGACGTCATCATCGATCCACTGATCGGCGCGCGCAGCGATCGGCAGCTGGCGCACGCCGGTTCGCGCCGAGGGCTGATGCTGCTCGGCGGCATCAGTCTGCCGCTGTTCTTCATCCTGACCTTCGCCGTGCCGGCCGGCGCTCCGCCGCTTGCCGGCGGCCTGTGGGTGTTCGTGGCGTTCTTGCTCACGGCGACCGCGTTCAGCCTGTTCCAGGTGCCGTATATCGCACTGCCCGCCGAGCTTTCCGACGGCTATGACCAGCGCACGCGACTGCTGACCTGGCGAGTCGTGGTGTTGACCTTCGCGATTCTGCTGTTCGGGGCGGGCGGACCTGCGTTGCGTTCGGTCGGTGGGGACAACCCGTATCTCGGCTACTTCATCATGGCGGTTGCGGCCGGTGTCGTGATCGGCGTCGGCATGGTGGTCTCCAGTTTCGTTGCACCGAAACAGCTGCCGATAGCCGGTGTGGTGTCGCGGGCGAAGGTGTCGCTGCGCGCTCACTACGCAGAAGGCATCCGATCACTGCGTCAGTCGCAGCCGTTCCGGGCTCTGCTGCTCGCGTTCCTGCTGCAGGGGATGGCGACCGGTCTGATGCTTGCTGGAGCGAACTACGTGGCCACGTGGGTACTGCATTCCGAGGATGCCGTGACGTTCCTGTTCATCGCCCTGATTGGCCCGGCGCTGCTGGTGACGCCGCTGTGGGGCGTGATCTCGCGCCGGATCGGCAAGGAGCGCGGATTCCTCTTCGCCAGCATTCTGTTCGGGATTGCGGCACTGTCGATGGTGCTGCTGATCTGGGCGCCTGGGCCTTGGGTGTATCTGCCGGTCGCTCTCTGCGGAGCGGGCTATGCAGGCATGCAGTCGTTGCCGATGGCAATGTTGCCCGACGTGATCTCGCACGATGCGGTCAGCAACGGCCCGGGCCGTGCTGGGATCTTCGGCGGAATGTGGACGGCGGGGGAGACCACGGGAATGGCGCTCGGCGCGACTGTGCTGTCGATCGTGTTGGCTGCGACCGGCTATCTGGCGCACTCCGGCACAGCCACGGTGGCGCAGTCGGCCGAGGCTGTGACCGGGATCGTGCTGAGTTTCAGTGTGGTGCCCGGCGCCCTGATTGCCGTCAGCCTCATTCCGTTACTGAAATATCGATTGCGAAAGGGAGACATCGATGGGCGTTGA
- a CDS encoding DUF3117 domain-containing protein, translating into MAAMKPRTGDGPMEAVKEGRLIIVRVPLEGGGRLVVSVNDAEAKELHDALASVVNA; encoded by the coding sequence ATGGCGGCCATGAAGCCGAGGACCGGAGACGGACCCATGGAGGCCGTGAAGGAGGGGCGCCTGATTATCGTGCGCGTCCCGCTCGAGGGTGGTGGCCGCTTGGTTGTTTCGGTCAATGACGCCGAGGCCAAGGAGCTCCACGACGCACTCGCCAGCGTCGTCAACGCGTGA
- a CDS encoding O-methyltransferase, with translation MSDKDKNWKFANDIIAESEVIARARVQSIELGINPIGAAIGAQAAVVVAATGASNVVEIGTGVGVSGLWLLTGGTRAMLTSIDSELDHQQHARVNFTDAGIAANRVRLITGRALDVLPRMNENVYDIVFVDADPASVIEYVEHGLRLVRPGGTVLVAHALWKGRVADPAQRDEVATGFRTLVTEIAASGAVVSALSPVGDGLLQITKLSD, from the coding sequence GTGTCAGACAAAGACAAAAACTGGAAATTCGCGAACGACATCATCGCCGAAAGTGAGGTGATCGCCCGGGCACGTGTGCAATCGATCGAGCTCGGCATCAACCCGATCGGTGCGGCCATCGGTGCCCAGGCTGCGGTGGTCGTCGCTGCGACGGGTGCTTCCAATGTGGTAGAAATCGGCACAGGAGTCGGTGTCTCCGGCCTGTGGCTGCTCACCGGTGGCACCAGGGCGATGCTGACGTCGATCGATTCCGAACTGGATCACCAGCAGCACGCCCGGGTGAATTTCACGGACGCAGGCATCGCAGCCAACCGAGTGCGGCTCATCACCGGACGCGCGCTGGATGTCTTGCCGCGGATGAATGAGAACGTCTACGACATCGTTTTCGTCGACGCGGACCCGGCATCCGTCATCGAGTACGTCGAGCACGGATTGCGTCTGGTTCGTCCAGGAGGCACGGTGCTCGTCGCACACGCCCTGTGGAAGGGTCGGGTCGCTGATCCTGCTCAACGCGATGAGGTCGCGACGGGGTTCCGCACTCTCGTGACCGAGATTGCAGCATCCGGCGCCGTTGTCAGCGCACTGTCACCGGTCGGCGACGGGCTGCTTCAGATTACGAAACTCTCCGACTGA
- a CDS encoding SDR family oxidoreductase produces MKILATGATGAVAHLVVPAAVRAGHEVRGLVHDKSKAGVPQSLGAQETVFADLRDPDSLDAALEGVDGAFLITPAFAPDATELGLAFIAAAQRSGVRKIVYSGVYHPSLPLENHASTRPIEAALYASDLDFTILQPAMFMQGLDGAWQQARSSGMLVMPWSKHSQMTYVDYRDVAAVAALAFTDARASYGTFELAGGGMIDRMRLAEVFSAASGMQIIAEDLPAGMPNRRMPAGLLSMFADYDQHGFHGGNPFALQSLLGRTPRSIEEYVAELVHSA; encoded by the coding sequence ATGAAGATTCTTGCAACGGGCGCGACCGGCGCGGTCGCTCACCTTGTGGTGCCGGCTGCCGTGCGTGCGGGGCATGAGGTGCGGGGCCTCGTGCACGACAAGTCCAAGGCAGGCGTTCCGCAAAGTCTGGGTGCCCAGGAGACCGTATTCGCCGACCTCCGCGACCCTGATAGCCTTGACGCCGCGCTCGAGGGCGTTGACGGCGCGTTCCTGATCACTCCCGCGTTCGCGCCCGATGCGACGGAACTCGGCCTTGCATTCATCGCCGCTGCGCAGCGGTCCGGGGTGCGCAAGATTGTCTACTCCGGCGTCTACCATCCGTCACTTCCCCTCGAGAACCACGCGAGCACGCGCCCGATCGAAGCCGCACTGTACGCGTCGGACCTCGATTTCACGATCCTGCAGCCTGCGATGTTCATGCAGGGGCTTGACGGTGCCTGGCAGCAGGCCCGCAGCAGCGGCATGCTCGTCATGCCGTGGTCGAAGCACTCCCAGATGACATATGTCGACTATCGTGACGTGGCCGCTGTCGCGGCACTCGCGTTCACCGATGCGCGGGCGTCGTACGGCACGTTCGAGCTGGCCGGCGGCGGCATGATCGACCGGATGCGATTGGCCGAAGTCTTCAGCGCAGCATCCGGCATGCAGATCATCGCTGAGGACCTTCCGGCGGGTATGCCGAATCGGCGAATGCCCGCAGGACTGCTGAGCATGTTTGCCGACTACGACCAGCACGGTTTCCACGGAGGGAATCCCTTCGCGCTCCAATCGCTTCTCGGGCGCACACCGCGTTCGATCGAGGAGTACGTCGCGGAACTCGTGCACTCAGCGTGA
- a CDS encoding MarR family winged helix-turn-helix transcriptional regulator, with protein sequence MVAQSQAGQTATPEQGINGAHGAARRPTTAAGGPISHAIFRVARLHRMLAGSLLRATGLYPGQELVMMHLWDHGEQRQIDLVRVLDSDAATMTRTIQRLERAGFVRRRPDPTDARAWLIEPTPASMHLRTELDTIWRQLEQLTIGSFDPEREQAALATLEALERNLVAATAER encoded by the coding sequence ATGGTGGCGCAATCGCAGGCCGGTCAAACGGCCACCCCCGAGCAGGGAATCAACGGCGCACACGGGGCCGCTCGAAGGCCGACGACCGCGGCAGGCGGCCCGATCAGCCACGCGATCTTCCGCGTCGCACGCCTTCACCGGATGCTCGCCGGCTCACTTCTGCGGGCCACTGGCTTGTACCCTGGCCAAGAGTTGGTGATGATGCACCTCTGGGACCACGGAGAGCAACGACAGATCGACCTCGTCAGGGTTCTCGACTCCGATGCAGCGACAATGACCCGCACGATTCAGCGACTCGAGCGGGCAGGGTTCGTGCGCCGCCGGCCGGATCCAACCGACGCGCGCGCCTGGTTGATCGAGCCGACCCCCGCCAGCATGCACTTGCGCACTGAACTCGACACGATCTGGCGGCAGCTGGAGCAGCTCACCATCGGCTCATTCGACCCGGAGCGCGAACAGGCCGCCCTCGCGACGCTCGAGGCTCTCGAACGCAACCTGGTTGCCGCCACCGCGGAGCGCTAG